One window of the Thioflexithrix psekupsensis genome contains the following:
- a CDS encoding LPS-assembly protein LptD, translated as MRISILFSTLLTFSLQTPFSMANVFETGAYCRPLDSFMPIAPQVDPLDDPESTQIYADDVLIQEHEGISTFRGNVILQRFGQLLTANTVVYARDLDTADAENDFTYWSDQFVVSGEQLQLRPYDQGEMHRAHYWLPAYRGRGFAETVYQDSTTQARLFDSSYTTCDPQREVWTLKAKESRLDLKENVGYSKNVTLRFFNIPVFYTPYLSYPLTSDRKTGFLAPNFGSSNEVGTEFSIPFYWNLNPSYDLTLTPRLMSRRGLLMKGEFRYLTDSMEGSIKAEYLPHDRVSSEDRKLLSLRNQGTLWQGSPWYTDLVYDYTSDERYFEELGYNLTAASTTHLEQRGDLYYMGYGWLGLLRLQRFQTLDRNPLARPYGRLPQLLLQTKLPEFNRQFNIAAHVELARFDRDIEIQPDVTGNRADIKLALSYPWRNASGFFVPQLSARYTHYSLDNERNPEQTTESRLLYTFSTDAGLFFEREQTLFNHALLHTLEPRIYYRYTPFKEQSELPIFDTAEYDLSFGQLFRDNRYSGADRIDDGHQITLALSSRLLDAQTGQDYVRASLGEIFYLNDPKVTLPGIPILTDSSSSTVAELSAQLSRYWSASGSVRWNRYDENLEYSVWRLRYKRDQAHLFNVAYRFRQSTGLEQTDVSGYWPLASSRWRVIGRWNYSLRDRKDIELFAGLEYESCCWAMRGIVRRYLTNIEGDHLNGIFFQIELKGLGGLGRKAEALLETTIPGFEDRF; from the coding sequence GTGCGAATCTCCATTTTATTTTCAACATTATTGACCTTTTCTTTACAGACTCCATTCAGTATGGCTAATGTATTTGAAACGGGAGCATATTGTCGTCCTTTAGACAGTTTTATGCCCATTGCGCCGCAAGTTGATCCACTTGATGATCCAGAATCGACTCAAATTTATGCTGATGATGTATTAATTCAAGAACATGAAGGCATTTCTACTTTTCGCGGCAATGTGATTTTGCAACGTTTTGGACAATTATTAACGGCTAATACGGTCGTTTATGCACGTGATTTAGACACGGCTGATGCGGAAAATGATTTTACTTATTGGTCGGATCAATTCGTGGTGTCAGGTGAACAATTACAATTGCGTCCTTACGATCAAGGGGAAATGCACCGCGCCCATTATTGGTTGCCTGCTTATCGTGGCCGCGGTTTTGCGGAGACCGTGTACCAAGACAGCACCACGCAAGCGCGGCTTTTTGACAGCAGTTACACCACCTGCGATCCCCAACGAGAAGTCTGGACATTAAAAGCCAAAGAAAGCCGTTTAGATTTAAAAGAAAATGTAGGTTATTCTAAAAATGTCACGTTACGTTTTTTCAATATTCCTGTTTTTTATACGCCTTATTTAAGTTACCCTTTAACCAGTGATCGCAAAACAGGTTTTCTAGCTCCTAATTTTGGTTCTTCTAACGAAGTGGGGACTGAATTTAGCATTCCTTTTTATTGGAATTTAAACCCCAGTTATGATTTAACATTAACGCCGCGTTTAATGTCTCGACGGGGGTTGTTAATGAAGGGGGAATTTCGTTATTTAACCGATAGCATGGAAGGATCTATTAAAGCAGAATATTTGCCTCATGATCGTGTCAGCAGTGAAGATCGTAAGTTACTTTCTTTGCGCAATCAAGGCACCTTATGGCAAGGCAGTCCTTGGTACACAGATTTGGTTTATGATTATACTTCAGATGAGCGTTATTTTGAAGAATTAGGCTATAATTTAACCGCAGCCAGCACCACCCATTTAGAACAACGGGGCGATCTTTATTATATGGGTTATGGTTGGTTGGGGTTATTGCGCTTGCAACGTTTTCAAACTTTAGATCGCAATCCATTAGCCCGTCCTTATGGGCGTTTACCCCAGCTGTTGTTACAAACTAAATTACCTGAATTTAATCGTCAATTTAACATTGCAGCCCATGTGGAATTAGCGCGTTTTGATCGAGATATAGAAATTCAGCCTGATGTCACTGGCAATCGTGCGGATATAAAATTGGCATTAAGTTATCCATGGCGTAATGCCAGTGGTTTTTTTGTGCCGCAATTATCCGCACGTTACACCCATTATTCGCTGGATAATGAAAGAAACCCTGAGCAAACTACGGAAAGTCGTTTGCTCTACACCTTTAGTACCGATGCAGGTTTATTTTTTGAGCGAGAACAAACTTTATTTAATCATGCGCTATTACACACTTTAGAACCTAGAATTTATTATCGCTACACCCCATTTAAAGAACAGAGCGAATTGCCCATATTTGACACTGCGGAATATGATCTCAGTTTTGGGCAATTATTCCGTGATAATCGCTACAGTGGCGCGGATCGAATTGATGACGGTCATCAAATTACGCTTGCCCTTAGTTCTCGCTTATTAGACGCGCAAACAGGACAGGATTATGTGCGTGCCAGTTTGGGAGAAATATTTTACTTAAATGATCCAAAAGTCACTTTGCCAGGCATTCCTATTTTAACAGATTCCTCGTCGAGTACCGTGGCTGAATTATCGGCGCAATTATCTCGTTATTGGAGTGCATCAGGCAGTGTGCGTTGGAATCGGTATGATGAAAATTTGGAATATAGCGTGTGGCGATTGCGTTACAAGCGGGATCAGGCGCATTTATTCAATGTCGCCTACCGTTTTCGCCAATCCACAGGCTTAGAACAAACCGATGTATCTGGATATTGGCCGCTGGCTTCTTCACGTTGGCGCGTTATTGGCCGTTGGAATTATTCTTTGCGAGATCGTAAAGATATTGAATTATTCGCAGGCTTAGAATATGAAAGTTGTTGTTGGGCGATGCGTGGAATTGTTCGGCGTTATTTAACCAATATAGAAGGGGATCATTTAAATGGTATTTTCTTTCAAATTGAGTTAAAAGGATTAGGCGGACTTGGACGTAAAGCTGAAGCCTTATTAGAAACCACAATCCCTGGTTTTGAAGATCGGTTTTAA
- a CDS encoding response regulator: MIIESTYPSLLRCTLILGEVTPDSTVGDDSPFDFSCKNYTENQLLAYIHPDDRAFFQHQLHHLVTYGASSFMARLREGQGYTIYGWTLIATELAGRLELLAAPYHAAPPATWQSSALCENIFAECSQRLLTTHSDSNSAITTVLQHLQRGLNSDRSFLFQHDPDDTDTFTRCTHEVYRHHYLPLIEQKIALNDQLFFQQWREKLIRHQIVICNGYELNPQEQAELKQHFQCQSLLLAPLKIIGKWCGFVGVGVSYPRVWQEEEIKLIHLLSETISQYCERGHNERRWRTQSHLYQAIFNNAAVAIALLNAQGHYLACNRQWLDMLGYSEEEMLQLTNLDICHPDDKSSVQARMDSMLKLHADNYRIEKRFIRRDGREIWGDLFVSAIYDENGQLEYIIGIVVDTTEQKRLQQERDRLFNLSLDMQCILDFKGKYHQLNPAWHRVLGWELDELKARSVLTHIHPEDKENATTFFQQLSAGHRVLEFESRYLCRTGDYRWLAWNAYPLVEEGYIYAIARDITDRKHTEEELLRAKEAAERATQAKSEFLANMSHEIRTPMNGVVGMTELLLNTELTQQQRDYAEIIAQSTDALQTLINDILDFSKIEAGKLTLEPILFDFENAVLEVTRLLGLSAAQKNIELIVRYAPDAPFYLMGDAGRIRQILTNLVGNAVKFTHVGYVLIDVDCPFSTKEIAHIHVRVEDTGIGIPQHQLTSIFEKFTQADSSTTRRFGGTGLGLAICQQLVHLMGGELSAQSTEGEGSVFQFTLPLPIAKVDVLPQDSPLYSHSSSILEGVHILVVDDNPVNLRVLTEQLERMRVRCHAVDSAAKAMLALRRAHSNNDPYWLVILDYFMPVMNGEMLGKVIKADVVLRDTLLVMLSSAGTQQDSKYLQQIGFSAHLCKPLPQRQLQKTLVALRHSSNNRLPRELITMDSLIGLPIRMHKMREIHDYRGTRVLLVEDNEVNRMVASMMLHELGCVVTEAIDGQEAVDYLLKEYYDVVFMDVQMPNLDGFAATKIIREHEQRKGGRPALIIAMTANAMQGDAERCLAQGMNDYIAKPINLDRLSAILRKHLEPESIPQPQATDNQEETEHKTFLPSTESNRTPHRVLLVEDNQVNCLVAVSMLQALSCQVDVVEDGLQAVNVCRNRHYDLIFMDIQMPVMDGVTATLHIREQEGSTRHTPIVALTANTLPADLKRYREAGLDDCVGKPVTVERLRRVLARFSPIPQENEPTQRTTPSANNSQPPIETIEKELATELTTETRASVFPPDIEARIKPLNTFSQNQAVSICMKNLQILEKLLAQFKKDTAKQMEKFQAAIADNNLETAERIAHSLKGSSRSIGADRLGELAFIAEQSIREQNGESLQNYLSWFEYEFQQLLAEWEHINWAELLKK, translated from the coding sequence ATGATTATCGAATCCACTTACCCGTCACTGCTCCGTTGCACCTTGATTTTGGGAGAGGTTACACCTGATTCTACTGTGGGGGACGATTCGCCGTTTGATTTTTCCTGCAAAAATTATACGGAAAATCAATTACTTGCTTATATTCATCCTGATGATCGGGCTTTTTTTCAACACCAACTGCACCATCTGGTGACCTATGGTGCTTCTAGTTTTATGGCGCGTTTACGGGAAGGACAAGGGTATACGATTTATGGTTGGACGTTAATTGCCACCGAGTTGGCGGGGCGTTTAGAATTATTGGCCGCACCTTACCATGCCGCGCCGCCCGCCACGTGGCAATCGTCGGCGTTGTGTGAAAATATTTTTGCCGAATGCAGCCAACGCCTATTAACCACACATTCTGATTCTAACAGCGCGATCACTACCGTTTTACAACATTTACAACGCGGACTCAACAGTGACCGTAGTTTTTTATTTCAACACGACCCCGACGATACAGATACTTTTACCCGTTGCACTCACGAAGTGTATCGCCACCATTATCTCCCTTTAATTGAGCAGAAAATAGCACTCAATGACCAATTATTTTTTCAACAATGGCGAGAAAAATTAATCCGTCATCAAATCGTTATTTGTAATGGATATGAATTAAATCCTCAAGAACAAGCCGAATTAAAACAACATTTTCAATGTCAAAGTTTACTTTTAGCACCTTTAAAGATCATAGGAAAATGGTGTGGTTTTGTGGGGGTGGGCGTGAGTTATCCGCGAGTGTGGCAAGAAGAAGAAATTAAACTGATTCATTTATTAAGCGAAACCATTAGCCAATATTGCGAGCGGGGACATAATGAACGCCGTTGGCGCACCCAATCTCATTTATATCAAGCCATTTTTAATAATGCCGCCGTGGCGATTGCTTTATTAAATGCTCAAGGACATTATTTGGCGTGCAATCGACAATGGTTAGATATGCTAGGTTATTCTGAAGAAGAAATGCTACAACTGACCAATTTAGACATTTGTCACCCCGATGATAAAAGCTCTGTACAAGCGCGCATGGACAGCATGTTAAAACTTCATGCGGATAATTATCGTATTGAAAAACGCTTTATTCGTCGAGATGGGCGAGAAATTTGGGGAGATTTATTTGTTTCGGCGATCTATGACGAAAATGGACAATTAGAATATATTATTGGCATTGTGGTCGATACCACCGAACAAAAACGATTGCAACAAGAAAGAGATCGTTTATTTAACTTATCATTAGACATGCAATGTATTTTGGATTTTAAAGGAAAATATCACCAATTAAATCCTGCGTGGCATCGTGTATTGGGTTGGGAATTGGATGAACTAAAAGCACGCTCCGTGTTGACCCATATTCACCCCGAAGACAAAGAAAATGCCACCACCTTTTTTCAACAATTATCGGCTGGACATCGTGTGTTAGAATTTGAAAGCCGTTATTTGTGCCGCACGGGAGATTATCGCTGGCTGGCATGGAATGCTTACCCGTTGGTGGAAGAAGGCTACATTTACGCCATCGCCCGCGATATTACCGACCGTAAGCACACCGAAGAAGAATTGCTGCGCGCCAAAGAAGCCGCTGAACGCGCCACACAAGCCAAAAGCGAATTTTTAGCCAATATGAGCCATGAAATCCGCACGCCCATGAACGGCGTTGTGGGCATGACGGAATTATTATTAAACACTGAATTAACCCAACAACAACGCGATTATGCAGAAATTATTGCCCAATCCACGGATGCTTTACAAACCTTGATTAATGACATTCTTGATTTTTCTAAAATTGAAGCGGGTAAATTAACTTTAGAACCTATTTTATTTGACTTTGAAAATGCGGTATTAGAAGTCACTCGTTTATTGGGATTGAGCGCGGCACAAAAGAATATTGAATTAATTGTGCGTTACGCGCCAGATGCGCCATTTTATTTAATGGGAGATGCGGGACGAATTCGACAAATTTTGACCAATTTAGTGGGTAATGCCGTGAAATTTACTCACGTGGGTTATGTGCTGATTGACGTGGATTGTCCTTTTTCGACCAAAGAAATCGCTCATATTCATGTTCGCGTTGAAGATACGGGAATTGGCATTCCACAACATCAATTAACCAGTATTTTTGAAAAATTTACCCAAGCCGATTCTTCTACCACCCGTCGTTTTGGTGGCACGGGATTAGGGTTAGCCATTTGCCAACAATTAGTGCATTTAATGGGCGGAGAATTAAGCGCGCAAAGCACAGAAGGCGAAGGCTCTGTTTTTCAATTTACCCTGCCATTACCCATTGCTAAAGTGGATGTTTTGCCACAAGATTCGCCTTTATATAGCCATTCTTCAAGCATTTTAGAAGGCGTACATATTTTAGTGGTGGATGATAATCCTGTTAATTTAAGAGTATTGACTGAACAATTAGAACGGATGAGAGTCCGTTGCCATGCGGTTGATTCTGCGGCAAAAGCCATGTTAGCCTTGCGGCGCGCTCACAGTAATAATGATCCCTATTGGCTGGTGATTTTAGATTATTTTATGCCGGTCATGAATGGCGAAATGTTGGGTAAGGTAATTAAAGCGGATGTCGTGTTGCGCGATACTTTATTGGTGATGCTTTCTTCTGCGGGAACACAACAGGACAGTAAATATTTACAACAAATTGGTTTCTCTGCGCATTTATGCAAACCATTACCGCAGCGACAATTGCAAAAAACATTAGTAGCATTACGCCATTCGAGTAATAATCGTTTGCCGCGTGAATTAATCACTATGGACAGTCTGATTGGTTTGCCCATTCGGATGCACAAAATGCGGGAAATTCATGATTATCGCGGTACACGAGTTTTATTAGTGGAAGACAACGAAGTCAATCGCATGGTGGCCAGCATGATGTTACACGAATTGGGTTGTGTCGTCACTGAAGCGATAGACGGGCAGGAAGCCGTAGATTATTTGCTCAAAGAATATTACGATGTGGTGTTTATGGATGTGCAAATGCCTAATTTAGATGGATTTGCTGCCACTAAAATCATTCGTGAACATGAGCAGCGCAAAGGAGGGCGGCCGGCGTTGATTATCGCCATGACCGCTAATGCCATGCAAGGCGATGCGGAGCGGTGTTTGGCGCAAGGCATGAATGACTACATTGCCAAGCCGATCAATTTGGATCGCTTATCCGCTATTTTACGTAAACATTTAGAACCTGAATCAATTCCACAGCCTCAAGCTACTGATAATCAAGAAGAAACTGAACATAAAACATTTTTACCGTCCACAGAATCTAATCGTACTCCCCACCGTGTTTTGTTAGTAGAAGACAATCAAGTGAATTGTTTAGTCGCGGTTAGCATGTTACAAGCTTTATCTTGTCAAGTGGATGTGGTGGAGGATGGATTACAAGCGGTTAATGTGTGCCGTAATCGACACTACGATTTGATTTTTATGGACATTCAAATGCCCGTCATGGACGGAGTCACCGCCACGTTGCACATTCGAGAGCAAGAAGGCTCAACTCGTCATACTCCAATTGTTGCGCTGACCGCCAATACGTTACCGGCGGATTTAAAACGTTATCGTGAAGCGGGATTGGATGATTGTGTGGGAAAGCCCGTGACGGTAGAGCGATTACGTCGGGTATTGGCGCGTTTTTCTCCCATTCCTCAAGAAAATGAACCCACTCAACGCACCACACCTTCTGCCAATAATTCCCAACCACCTATTGAAACAATTGAGAAAGAATTAGCCACAGAATTAACGACAGAAACGCGGGCTTCTGTGTTTCCACCCGATATTGAAGCGCGAATTAAGCCGCTCAATACTTTTAGTCAAAATCAAGCGGTTTCTATCTGCATGAAAAATTTGCAAATTTTAGAAAAATTATTAGCCCAATTCAAAAAAGATACCGCAAAACAAATGGAAAAATTCCAAGCCGCAATTGCCGATAATAACCTAGAAACCGCAGAACGCATTGCGCATTCTTTAAAAGGCAGTTCTCGCAGTATTGGTGCAGATCGTTTAGGAGAATTGGCTTTTATTGCAGAACAATCCATTCGAGAACAAAACGGAGAATCTTTACAAAATTATTTATCTTGGTTTGAATATGAATTTCAACAATTATTAGCCGAATGGGAACATATCAATTGGGCTGAACTGTTAAAAAAATAA